The proteins below come from a single bacterium genomic window:
- a CDS encoding riboflavin synthase gives MFTGIIREIGKVRFLEERGGAGVLGLEAAVLASGVGVGDSLAVDGVCLTVRGLGGRSAEMDVSPETLARTTLGALRSGAAVNLEPALIVGDRLDGHLVTGHVDCTGRIIDLRPEAGGVLLKIEVPSSHVRYLAVKGSVAVDGISLTVAAIEGSSAVVHVVPFTRDSTNLRLRRSGDLVNIETDLIAKYVERLLPGNGGRGLTWDQAELLR, from the coding sequence ATGTTCACCGGGATAATCAGGGAAATAGGTAAGGTTCGATTCCTGGAAGAGAGGGGCGGGGCCGGGGTTCTCGGTCTGGAGGCGGCCGTTCTGGCTTCGGGGGTCGGGGTGGGGGACAGCCTGGCGGTCGACGGGGTCTGCCTGACGGTCAGAGGCCTGGGAGGAAGGTCGGCGGAAATGGACGTTTCCCCGGAAACGTTGGCCCGCACGACCTTGGGGGCTCTGCGGTCCGGGGCCGCGGTCAACCTGGAACCGGCGTTGATAGTGGGTGATCGCCTCGACGGCCACCTGGTCACCGGCCATGTCGACTGCACCGGGCGGATAATCGATCTGCGTCCGGAGGCCGGGGGGGTGCTGCTCAAGATCGAGGTCCCTTCCAGTCACGTCCGTTACCTGGCGGTGAAGGGATCGGTCGCGGTCGACGGAATCAGCCTGACCGTAGCCGCTATCGAGGGCTCCTCGGCGGTGGTTCACGTAGTCCCGTTCACCAGGGATTCGACCAACCTCCGCCTCCGCCGCAGTGGCGACCTGGTCAACATCGAAACCGATCTGATCGCAAAGTACGTCGAACGGTTGTTGCCGGGGAACGGGGGGCGAGGGCTGACCTGGGACCAGGCGGAGCTGTTGAGGTAG
- the ribD gene encoding bifunctional diaminohydroxyphosphoribosylaminopyrimidine deaminase/5-amino-6-(5-phosphoribosylamino)uracil reductase RibD, with amino-acid sequence MNRDEFYMKQALGLARRGGDRVRPNPKVGAVLVKGGKVVAAGYHSRYGGPHAEARVLSRAGSRARGATLYVTLEPCSTFGKTPPCTAAILAHGVRRVVVGAVDANPRHRGRGLNLLRRSGVEVVTGVCREECSLLNRDFSVWIAQERPYGMLKLALSLDGKIATKTGNSKWISSAASRRIVHRLRSSADAVMVGIGTVDADDPSLSARMGYANPGLKKVVIDPGARLSPRARLFARSAGVVVAVGSGAPAARVKRLEKAGAVVVVLPGTGSELDLRMLGKYLFREKIVRLLVEGGGITAARCLEQGLLDEVHFFFAPILVGGRGAVSSLAGTGAATIADAVSVSRLELSRPGGDIYVRGLLEPGKRRKG; translated from the coding sequence ATGAACCGCGACGAATTTTACATGAAGCAGGCTCTGGGGCTGGCCCGCCGCGGCGGCGACAGGGTGCGCCCCAACCCCAAAGTGGGGGCGGTGCTGGTCAAAGGGGGCAAGGTCGTCGCCGCCGGCTACCACTCCCGTTACGGCGGGCCTCATGCCGAAGCCCGGGTGTTGAGCCGGGCCGGGAGCCGGGCCCGGGGAGCGACGCTCTACGTGACGCTGGAGCCCTGCAGCACGTTCGGGAAAACTCCCCCCTGCACCGCGGCCATTCTCGCCCATGGCGTCCGGCGGGTGGTGGTCGGCGCCGTCGACGCCAATCCCCGGCATCGGGGGAGAGGCTTGAACCTGCTGCGCCGGTCCGGGGTAGAAGTCGTCACCGGAGTATGCCGGGAAGAATGTTCGCTGTTGAACCGGGATTTTTCGGTGTGGATCGCGCAAGAGAGACCCTACGGCATGCTCAAGCTGGCGCTTTCCCTGGACGGCAAGATCGCCACTAAGACCGGAAATTCGAAATGGATCAGCTCCGCCGCCAGCCGCCGGATCGTCCATCGCCTGCGCTCGTCGGCGGACGCGGTCATGGTCGGGATCGGGACGGTGGACGCGGACGACCCCTCTCTGAGCGCGCGCATGGGCTACGCCAATCCCGGGCTGAAAAAGGTGGTGATCGACCCCGGCGCCCGCCTCTCGCCCCGTGCCCGGCTCTTTGCCCGATCCGCCGGAGTGGTGGTGGCGGTCGGCTCCGGCGCCCCGGCGGCCCGGGTCAAAAGATTGGAAAAGGCCGGCGCCGTGGTCGTCGTTCTGCCCGGCACCGGGAGCGAATTGGATCTGCGGATGTTGGGCAAATACCTGTTCCGGGAGAAAATAGTGCGGCTTCTGGTCGAAGGCGGGGGAATCACCGCGGCCCGCTGCCTCGAACAGGGCTTGTTGGACGAAGTGCATTTTTTCTTCGCCCCCATTCTGGTGGGCGGCCGCGGCGCCGTCTCTTCCCTGGCCGGCACCGGCGCGGCGACGATCGCCGACGCCGTATCCGTGAGCCGGCTGGAACTGTCGCGTCCGGGCGGCGACATTTACGTCAGAGGGTTGCTGGAGCCCGGTAAAAGAAGAAAAGGATGA
- the ftsY gene encoding signal recognition particle-docking protein FtsY: MSGIASGLGKSRGAIRSRMERWFRRAGTISDEFWEDWEGALIQVDVGVETSLELVARVRERASREKNFDPGRIREMIREELAALFPPVPAAAGDASAPPRVTVLWGVNGSGKTTTAAKLAGRCQAAGEKVLLAAADTFRAAAIDQLEIWARRLGVEIVSQESGSDPAAVAFDACRAARARGYDRVIVDTAGRLHTRDDLMGQVGKLVRSIEKAVPGSPREMLLVVDATVGQNGLAQAEKFMESVKLDGVVLTKLDGTARGGIAAAIGSRFKIPIVMVGVGEGPEDLAGFDAAEFSRALLTAPETVGS, translated from the coding sequence ATGAGCGGAATCGCTTCGGGCTTGGGCAAGTCCAGGGGGGCGATCCGAAGCCGTATGGAGCGCTGGTTTCGCCGGGCCGGAACCATTTCCGATGAATTCTGGGAGGATTGGGAGGGGGCGCTTATTCAAGTGGATGTCGGCGTCGAAACTTCCCTGGAGCTGGTCGCCCGGGTGCGGGAGCGGGCGTCCCGGGAAAAAAATTTTGATCCCGGGCGTATCCGCGAAATGATCCGGGAAGAGTTGGCCGCCCTGTTTCCCCCGGTCCCGGCCGCGGCCGGCGACGCCTCCGCTCCCCCCCGGGTAACGGTCCTCTGGGGAGTGAACGGCTCGGGAAAAACCACGACGGCGGCGAAATTGGCCGGCCGCTGCCAGGCGGCGGGAGAGAAGGTTCTGTTGGCCGCGGCGGACACTTTCCGCGCCGCCGCCATCGATCAGTTGGAGATCTGGGCCCGGAGGCTGGGGGTGGAGATCGTCAGTCAGGAATCCGGTTCCGATCCCGCGGCGGTGGCTTTCGACGCCTGCCGTGCCGCCCGGGCGCGGGGGTACGACCGGGTGATTGTGGATACGGCGGGGAGACTCCATACCCGGGACGATCTGATGGGACAAGTGGGCAAGCTGGTTCGCTCGATCGAGAAAGCGGTTCCGGGGTCCCCCCGGGAGATGCTGCTGGTCGTGGACGCGACCGTGGGGCAGAACGGACTGGCCCAGGCGGAGAAATTCATGGAATCGGTCAAGCTCGACGGGGTCGTCCTCACCAAGCTGGACGGCACCGCCCGCGGCGGCATAGCGGCGGCGATCGGCTCTCGGTTCAAAATCCCCATCGTCATGGTCGGGGTGGGGGAAGGGCCGGAAGATTTGGCCGGGTTCGACGCCGCGGAATTTTCCCGGGCTCTTCTGACCGCTCCCGAAACCGTCGGGAGCTGA
- a CDS encoding PHP domain-containing protein translates to MKPIDLHLHTTASDGAFTVEEVLTAARDKGLAAISITDHDSVSSVPEEIRRSSAFGLEAVPGMELSIECDGFEIHLLGYLFDYRDAELLERLSGFQEARRERAELMLAKLEGMGITLELEKYFPGVSDGSIGRLHIGRAMYLSGYVSSVQEAFSRYIGNQGPVYVPKLTFSLPEAIGIIRKLGGVAVLAHPGQLRKDDLIPEMVSMGLQGLEAYYPSHSLFETNHYIELARYYGLIVTGGSDCHGPNKSRILMGEVVVPYEVLDELRELVGK, encoded by the coding sequence ATGAAGCCGATTGATCTTCATCTGCATACCACCGCCTCCGACGGCGCTTTTACGGTGGAGGAAGTGCTTACGGCGGCCCGGGACAAGGGTTTGGCCGCCATATCCATCACCGACCACGATTCGGTCTCCTCGGTTCCCGAAGAGATTCGCAGAAGTTCCGCGTTCGGGTTGGAAGCGGTGCCGGGGATGGAACTCTCGATCGAATGCGACGGTTTCGAAATCCATCTGCTCGGGTATTTATTCGATTACCGGGATGCGGAACTGCTGGAGCGGCTTTCCGGTTTTCAGGAGGCCCGGCGGGAGCGGGCCGAGCTGATGCTGGCCAAGCTCGAAGGGATGGGCATTACCCTGGAGCTGGAGAAATATTTCCCCGGGGTAAGCGACGGTTCGATCGGCCGGCTTCATATCGGACGGGCCATGTACTTGAGCGGTTACGTCTCTTCCGTGCAGGAAGCGTTTTCCCGTTATATCGGAAATCAGGGGCCCGTGTATGTGCCCAAGCTGACATTCAGCCTTCCCGAAGCCATCGGCATCATCAGGAAGCTGGGCGGGGTCGCGGTCTTGGCCCACCCGGGGCAGCTGCGCAAGGACGATTTGATCCCCGAGATGGTCTCGATGGGGCTTCAGGGTCTGGAAGCCTATTACCCGAGCCACAGTCTATTCGAAACCAATCACTATATCGAGCTGGCCAGGTACTATGGCCTGATCGTCACCGGGGGTTCGGATTGTCACGGTCCCAATAAAAGCCGGATACTCATGGGAGAGGTCGTGGTTCCCTACGAGGTCCTGGACGAATTGCGGGAGCTGGTCGGGAAATGA
- a CDS encoding TonB family protein, with protein sequence MTRSSPNGGGGVRPWFAFFLGISVLLHGAVVLISGRSPGSTAAASASETIFCRLYEPEVLFPDHHGEPAPAVAEQPPPLEPAAEKRLADPAVIAPLPEPDAPTPDPRFVLPAPTPDAAAAREAYTRRLWELIFQCRRYPAALAGSEMKGEVIVIFTLRRNGELAEAVIPRGGGSAVPEFNREALRAVREAGDNFPPFPPEIKEKELCFQLPIVFSLSSEDPR encoded by the coding sequence TTGACTCGGTCGAGTCCCAACGGCGGGGGGGGCGTCAGGCCCTGGTTCGCATTTTTCCTCGGCATCTCCGTTCTCCTTCACGGGGCGGTGGTGCTCATTTCCGGGAGAAGTCCGGGTTCCACGGCTGCCGCCAGTGCTTCGGAAACGATTTTCTGCAGACTCTACGAGCCGGAAGTGCTTTTCCCGGATCATCATGGGGAGCCCGCCCCGGCGGTGGCCGAACAGCCGCCGCCCCTTGAACCGGCGGCGGAAAAACGGCTAGCGGATCCGGCCGTTATCGCCCCGCTGCCGGAACCGGACGCCCCGACCCCGGACCCGCGGTTTGTTCTTCCCGCGCCTACTCCCGATGCCGCCGCGGCCCGGGAAGCCTACACCCGGCGGTTATGGGAACTGATCTTCCAGTGCCGGAGGTATCCCGCCGCTCTGGCCGGTTCGGAGATGAAGGGAGAAGTTATCGTTATTTTTACCTTGCGCCGGAACGGCGAACTGGCGGAAGCGGTTATCCCCCGGGGCGGCGGCTCGGCGGTTCCCGAATTCAACCGCGAGGCGCTGAGGGCGGTCCGGGAAGCCGGAGACAACTTTCCCCCCTTCCCGCCGGAGATCAAGGAGAAGGAACTCTGTTTCCAGCTTCCGATCGTCTTCTCTTTGTCTTCCGAAGATCCCCGGTGA
- the nusB gene encoding transcription antitermination factor NusB, producing MGSRRQAREQALQILYGHAVNPGELRKAIDDYFASVPRDEESRRYAERLVLGVEEHRDEIDGRLRGIVKNWSLGRIGLVDLSILRLAIFEMTYEREVPSPVAINEAIEIAKRYGSEQSSRFINGVLDKARAEAADEAD from the coding sequence ATGGGTTCTCGGCGACAAGCCCGCGAGCAGGCGCTCCAGATTCTGTACGGCCACGCCGTGAACCCGGGCGAGCTCCGGAAAGCGATCGACGATTATTTCGCATCGGTTCCAAGAGACGAGGAAAGCCGCCGGTATGCGGAACGGCTGGTTCTGGGGGTCGAAGAGCATCGGGACGAGATAGACGGCCGCCTTCGGGGGATCGTTAAAAACTGGTCGTTGGGCCGAATCGGTCTGGTCGACCTGTCCATTCTCCGTCTCGCCATCTTCGAAATGACGTACGAGCGGGAAGTCCCTTCGCCGGTGGCCATCAACGAAGCGATCGAGATCGCCAAGAGGTACGGGTCCGAGCAGTCCAGCCGGTTCATCAACGGCGTTCTCGATAAGGCGCGGGCCGAGGCGGCGGATGAAGCCGATTGA
- the rpsU gene encoding 30S ribosomal protein S21 — MPKVVLKPNESVDKALRRLKKKMDKEGIIKSIKKHRHYEKPSERRRRIRKARR; from the coding sequence GTGCCCAAGGTCGTGCTCAAACCGAACGAATCAGTGGATAAGGCCCTTCGCCGTCTCAAGAAAAAGATGGATAAGGAGGGTATTATCAAGAGCATCAAAAAGCACCGGCATTACGAGAAACCCAGCGAGCGCCGTCGGCGGATCAGAAAAGCCCGCCGCTAA
- a CDS encoding bifunctional 3,4-dihydroxy-2-butanone-4-phosphate synthase/GTP cyclohydrolase II encodes MPEEKFNSTEEIIEDLRRGKMVVITDDERRENEGDLVLSAEKVTAEAVNFMITHGKGLVCVPMLSEDLERFGLQQMVSNNRDTFCTAFTVSVDARRDITTGISASDRAKTIAILADPSTGREDIVTPGHVFPLKAREGGVLVRAGHTEASVDLARLSGQRPAAVICEIINSDGSMARLPQLREFCREFDLKMGSISDLIEYRRRRDRLVYPTASTRLPTPWGEFDLKLYRSTLDNRALLALVMGDVDGRENILVRVHSSCLTGDIFLSRRCDCGQQLHEAMRRIAEEGRGVLLYLEQEGRGIGLESKIKAYCLQDRGLDTIEANEELGYEADLREYGLGAQVLKDLGLSSIRLLTNNPRKVVGLKGYGLDIAETVPIRIDPNPHNRRYLETKKNRMDHVL; translated from the coding sequence GTGCCGGAAGAAAAATTCAATTCCACTGAAGAGATCATCGAGGATTTACGCCGGGGGAAGATGGTCGTCATTACCGACGACGAGCGGCGGGAGAACGAGGGCGACCTGGTCCTGTCCGCCGAGAAGGTTACGGCGGAAGCGGTCAATTTCATGATCACACACGGCAAGGGGCTCGTCTGCGTTCCCATGCTCTCCGAGGATCTGGAACGGTTCGGGTTGCAGCAGATGGTGAGCAATAACCGCGATACCTTCTGCACCGCCTTCACCGTATCCGTCGACGCCCGCCGGGACATCACCACCGGAATCTCCGCTTCCGACCGGGCGAAGACGATCGCGATCCTGGCCGATCCCTCGACCGGTCGGGAAGACATAGTCACTCCCGGCCATGTTTTTCCCCTTAAAGCCCGCGAAGGGGGGGTTCTGGTCCGCGCCGGCCATACCGAAGCTTCGGTCGACCTGGCCCGGCTGAGCGGGCAGCGTCCGGCGGCCGTCATCTGCGAGATCATCAATTCCGACGGGAGCATGGCCCGTCTGCCGCAGCTCAGGGAGTTCTGCCGGGAATTCGATCTCAAGATGGGCTCGATCTCGGACCTCATCGAATACCGCCGCCGCCGGGATCGTCTGGTCTATCCGACCGCGTCCACACGCCTGCCCACGCCGTGGGGGGAATTCGACCTGAAACTGTACCGGTCGACCTTGGACAACCGGGCCCTGTTGGCTTTGGTCATGGGCGATGTCGACGGCAGGGAGAATATCCTGGTAAGAGTCCACTCCAGCTGCCTCACCGGAGATATTTTTCTCTCTCGCCGCTGCGATTGCGGCCAGCAGCTGCATGAAGCCATGAGGCGTATCGCCGAGGAAGGCCGGGGCGTCCTTCTCTATCTGGAGCAGGAGGGCAGAGGAATCGGCCTGGAGAGCAAGATCAAAGCTTACTGCCTGCAGGATCGGGGCCTGGATACGATCGAGGCCAACGAAGAACTGGGGTATGAAGCCGACCTCCGCGAATACGGGCTGGGGGCGCAGGTACTGAAGGATCTGGGGCTTTCGTCGATCCGGCTGCTGACCAACAATCCCCGCAAGGTGGTCGGCCTCAAGGGGTACGGTCTCGATATCGCCGAGACGGTTCCGATCCGGATCGATCCCAACCCCCACAACCGGCGTTATCTGGAAACCAAGAAAAACAGGATGGATCACGTACTTTGA
- a CDS encoding sugar phosphate isomerase/epimerase family protein yields the protein MAKPLSISTVWNSWRHPGARSMVAELAGLGFERIELNAFMPSRMVEEVHDMVREGAVEVSSLHNYCPAPPLRRREEPPSLSAPAERERAWAVRNTLNTIDRARELGASAVVLHLGAVPPSRSARDLYAWIDAGGGGTPRYLRKKEKILLAREKRKSPYLRAVRKSLEELVPAARSAGVRLGMETRYFPWEIPNLDEIEELWDGLDSRALGYWHDVGHAAVRENAGLERALSYLERYGSRLVGLHIHDVEGTADHRVPGSGSVDFAVLRSAVGQEGVVPVIEVHPRETAAGIAGAREMLSA from the coding sequence ATGGCGAAACCCTTGTCCATTTCGACCGTTTGGAATTCGTGGCGGCACCCCGGGGCCCGGTCCATGGTCGCCGAGCTCGCCGGCCTCGGTTTTGAAAGAATCGAGCTGAACGCGTTCATGCCTTCCCGGATGGTCGAGGAAGTCCACGACATGGTCCGCGAGGGAGCGGTCGAAGTTTCCAGCCTGCACAATTACTGCCCGGCACCGCCGTTGCGCCGCCGCGAGGAGCCCCCGTCGCTTTCGGCTCCGGCGGAAAGGGAACGGGCCTGGGCGGTGCGCAACACCCTCAACACCATCGACCGGGCCCGGGAACTGGGCGCTTCGGCCGTGGTCCTTCACCTGGGAGCCGTGCCCCCCTCCCGCTCCGCCCGCGATCTCTACGCCTGGATCGACGCCGGGGGCGGAGGGACGCCGCGTTACCTGCGGAAAAAAGAGAAAATACTCCTCGCCCGGGAAAAAAGGAAATCTCCGTATCTGCGGGCCGTTCGAAAAAGTCTCGAGGAACTGGTTCCCGCGGCCCGTTCCGCCGGGGTCAGGCTGGGAATGGAAACCCGGTATTTTCCCTGGGAGATCCCCAATCTGGACGAAATCGAGGAACTCTGGGACGGGTTGGATTCCCGGGCGCTGGGCTATTGGCACGACGTCGGGCATGCCGCCGTCCGGGAGAACGCGGGCTTGGAGAGAGCCTTATCCTACCTGGAACGATACGGTTCCCGACTGGTCGGGCTGCATATCCATGACGTCGAGGGAACCGCCGACCACCGCGTTCCCGGTTCGGGGTCCGTAGATTTCGCCGTCCTGCGCTCCGCCGTCGGGCAGGAGGGAGTCGTTCCCGTCATCGAAGTTCATCCCCGAGAAACCGCGGCCGGCATAGCCGGCGCCAGGGAGATGCTCTCGGCCTGA
- the ribH gene encoding 6,7-dimethyl-8-ribityllumazine synthase — protein sequence MKIFEGKLSAQGIRIGIVVSRFNEIFTSKLLAGALDCLSRHGGEEEAVEVAWVPGAWEIPMAAKKMADSERYDAVICLGAVIRGDTPHWEYISSEVTKGVAQAGLQSGVPVCYGIITPDTLEQAIERSGSKAGNKGFAAAQAAIEMVNLYRELS from the coding sequence ATGAAAATTTTTGAAGGCAAGCTGTCGGCGCAGGGGATCCGTATCGGTATCGTCGTCAGCCGTTTCAACGAGATTTTTACCTCGAAACTGTTGGCCGGCGCGCTCGACTGCCTGTCCCGTCACGGCGGAGAAGAGGAAGCGGTGGAGGTTGCCTGGGTCCCGGGGGCATGGGAAATCCCGATGGCCGCGAAAAAGATGGCCGACTCCGAACGTTACGACGCCGTTATCTGTCTGGGGGCGGTGATCAGAGGAGACACTCCTCATTGGGAGTATATCAGCAGCGAAGTAACCAAAGGCGTGGCCCAAGCCGGGCTTCAGAGCGGGGTGCCGGTATGTTATGGGATCATCACCCCCGATACCCTGGAACAGGCGATCGAACGGTCGGGTTCCAAGGCCGGGAATAAAGGTTTCGCCGCGGCTCAGGCCGCCATCGAAATGGTGAACCTCTACCGGGAACTTTCCTGA